A single window of Nicotiana sylvestris chromosome 3, ASM39365v2, whole genome shotgun sequence DNA harbors:
- the LOC104219881 gene encoding uncharacterized protein: MLKQIQVNIPLIDSLKEMPGYAKMMKDLMSCKFDFQDLTTVTLTQTCSVVVMLPIVEKLSNLGSFTIPCTIGNFAFAKALCDLGASINLMPLAIYKRLGIGRVKPTSMLLQLADRTVKRPSRILDDVLVQVGKFVFPAYFVILDCRIDEEIPIILGRPFLATRRALIDCETGELKMRLNNE, from the coding sequence atgttgaagcaaattcaggtaaacattccattgattgattctttaaaggagatgcctggttatgcgaagatgatgaaggacttgatgtcctgCAAGTTCGACTTTCAAGACTTGACCACAGTTACTCTGACTCAGACCTGCAGTGTTGTTGTGATGTTACCCATAGTTGAGAAGTTGTCTAACCTAGGTAGTTTCACAATCCCTTGCACCATAGGCAACTTTGCATTTGCTAAGGCACTGTGTGATCTAGGAGCAAGCATAAACCTTATGCCCCTGGCTATCTACAAAAGGCTAGGCATTGGAAGAGTTAAACCCACGTCTATGTTACTACAGCTAGCTGACCGAACAGTGAAGAGGCCCTCTAGGATTCTAGATGATGTATTGGTACAAGTTGGGAAGTTTGTATTTCCAGCATATTTTGTCATCCTTGACTGTCGGATTGACGAGGAAAtccccataattttgggaagaccattcttggccactAGGAGAGCTTTAATTGATTGTGAAACTGGAGAGCTCAAGATGAGATTAAACAATGAatag